tttttctgaaaaaataaaaaattcgaACTTCATTTTCAAAAgagtttcttgaaaattttcgaAGTGAATCTCCATTTCAcattattaatttctcaaatgcTAATGTATTTTAGTTGGTATGACATGAGATGAGATGTCGATCCAGCATTTCACATTATTTTGAGCGTTGTAAGAACGAAGAGCATcttttcaaattaaaaaaaaaaaaaatttgttcttAAAAACCAACTCACTTGCATTAATTAGCTAAATGACCATAAAATATTTTCAACcattccttttctctttctcttggtGAGACTCGGAGCCTTCTttgaacaagaaaaataaataaataaataaacaaaggTTTTGGTAAAACATAAAGTACGGAATTAATCATCCGATCATTAATTTGGACTGCGTACCTCTAAATCTACTTAACATATTGAATATTAGTAGTAATTCTTGCTCGAGAGAACGACCAGCGCGCAAGATAACATCGATCAGATCACCTTCCGAAAGAGGAGATCGAATTAAACTAGTTAGTGTGTGTGGTACAGTTGAGCTCAAGCGGTGACGTGCAGGGCTGAAGGGCTTTGGCGAAGCAGAAATCTGAAGATGGAGGAATTATTTGGGAAAACCAAAAAGATGGCATAGCTAGTGTCAAGTAACTGGGAATGCTGCTGGTCATTACACTTTCTATGAAGTCATCATCCTCCCTCGGGATAACACATTTTATGTACTGAAAGGAAACATTTTATTAATTAATCAGTGCTGCGCGTACTCTTTCACTGTCTTTCTTTCTCGCATAGTAGCAGTTGCGGGTTCtttatagaaaagaaaaaagaaaaaagaaagataaccGTCGAAACCGAATAAAAAGGTTTCTTTGAATTCAGAGAACCTCCGGGgtcaaatatacaaattcagCTGTGTGTCAAGCAAAACCATTATTGCTAGCtaaaagcatttcatttttttcattcaatataTATTTGCCTGGTGAGTAATTATTGTGTATGTTGATGGcctcttttttcattttaatttttaaaatgtcaTATAATTGTATTCTCATTTGTCTCCATGCACTCATCTAAATTCTAGTAAAACCTTAAAGATATAATAATTATTGGTTCCCAAAACACCAGCCACTTGGCCCTGTTGGACAGTTTTCCACACCCAACAACAACTATCTATACTCTACAGCAAGCAATCCACACGCAAAGCCTTAAATGTGTCGAAAGTTACATGCTACGATCCCACCCACCACCCCCGACCttattcacacacacacacacgtacTCTCTAGTTTTCCGTATTTGTCTCATAGTTGGATTCTGCCTGGATATCTATAGCTtttgcttttcatttcaatCTCCAGATAGATGGATAGATAGATAGGTTTGCAGATAGGATTGTATATTGGAAAAATGACTGCCTTACTCACGTGGGTTAGGAACCTGCAATACCTCACACCTCACTCCCAAAGCATTTTGCACCCGCAGCAGGAAAGAAACAAAGTAGTCTACTTTGTGACAATACAAGTCTTTCTTCACTGATCATCTTCACCTACCTATGACCGCGCGCAATTTTTACTCTCGTATATACGTGCACAATTTTGCCCAGTATCAGCTACaaaactactactactactatatatatatatataggtatataGGTATGTATGTACGTACTTTGCGTGCTTTCTTATTTGTCTATGGGAGTTGTTTGATTAATGTCACAAGCAAGCCTTTTTGCTGCTCAACTCTTTTGCTGTGTACAAAATTTAGCCGCCCGTCCTTGTCTTGTGCTCATGCTTTCTTGAACCTTGATCAGACACTGAAGATCATTGATAGTCTCAAAATCCAACCTCATTGATGTAGCCATTTGCAAGCATTTAAGTTCTTCTTACTTGGGATCagacgcaaaaaaaaaaaaatgaaggtgCCCAGCTTCATTTTTGGAAACAGTTTTCaccatttgttttattatatagtctaataaatgaaaattatactATTAAAATGATAGCAGTGAGAGTGAAGTCATTGGTCCAAAGGAAAGCAGCTTGGTGTTTCACCCCTACATCCCACTTGTAGTAGTGAGTAGTAACATGGGGAAAACCCTTCAGGTTCCAAGGACAGATCCTTTTTGCCTGGTTCATATATGAGTAACATGACAAAGAGTAGTATCTTGTAGTTTcgcttctttttcaacaaaatttgtAGTATTATGTTATCAAGGAAAGATACGAATAATCCGGGGACCACATTTACTTGTTTAAAACCAACTTTCATGTTGTCAAATTCTTCGATTTAAGTTGGTAATTTGAGTATGAACCCAAgccaaaaagaagaagaagaaggagataTATTTGTATACCGATCGACTCGATGTGATATATATGTTGTAAACAAATTGCAGGTGGAGAAATCACGCATGCAGTCTCTATTGTGTTGTGTTGGGCGGCCTTGACCTTATTGCCCTTCCTTCATCAAAGCAAAATAGCGAGTGTCCTGTCCCTTCATAAATTTGGAGTGCAAGCATAGAAAAGCTGCACTCACTGGACTTGACATTTTCACAAGTCCACCGTTTTTTACCTCTCTTGTGTTTCAAGAGCATTTATTACCACTGTGTATATTTGCTTCAGCAAATTACCTAACTTGCAAAATCCGTTCTTGTTCTTAACCCtgagggagagagagggaatGGGAATGGGAACGGTGCCGATCAACGAAGAAGTTAGAAAAGATATGTTATCAAAGTAGTAAAATCTCAGCCAAGACAATAGGAAGGTATTGTATATATACAACGGGCTTCATAAAAGACAAAATAAATCTAATAATACACTACTATCTATTTTCTTTCTTCAAGACATGATGATGGTTACGCATTTTGTCATAGTCTGTGCATAGTGGTTAATTACATGCAGCTTTCAACCAAATTCTTGTCAAGGGAAGAATACATTCACAACTACGTACCATTAGCACTTTATGGTAAGATACGAGGTTTTCAGTTTACCGGTAAACAAACTTATGTTTAAGGGAtacgcatatatatatatatatatatatatagatatatagcTAGTTGCTAGTAGAATATTACAGCGATCACATTCACCGCCTCTTTCTTGGCTCATTGGATTCGTAAGCGACTTTATGCAACGAAAATTCTAATTTCAGATCATCTGTCTATTGGCCTCAGCTACTGCTTTGATACCATCGTACTCAATTTTTTGGTTTAAGCAACTGTTTTTCATCATCCTTCGATCTAAACACGGTACCATCTCACCTTTACATTTTTCaaattgtttttctttctttttttttaataatataatGTTTTTTTCCGTTTATCGGAGTCCCTAAACCCCGCATTAACATTAACAGACCATGTATCGGTAATAAAGCAACTAATTTGACAGAGACAAAGAACTAACCAAATGAATACACGTATATCTCCTCAGTCCTGAATTGATATACACAAAACTAATTAGTACGAGGGAGACATCAGGGTCCCCTTAAAATCTCTGTCACGTCATTTTTGTCTTTATGGTGGATAAATGATCACCGACTCCCCCCCAGCTTGATATTTTAGAAGAATTTAAAGGGGCAAGTGAGAATTTAAGTTAATGTTGCTCGTAACGGCACCTAACCTAAGTTCTCTggatatacatttttttttttttatcaacttTCGGTTCAAGAGAAGGCTTAAAATTTTATAGTCCTAAGCTGGATCTTGGCACTATTTCACTGAATAATTACACACCTGTCTTTACCACTCCCGACCTTCAACTGCAAGGGCTTGAAATTGTGCACAattctctcaaaaaaaaaaaaaatgaatcccCACAAGTCCACAACAACGAGTCCCTTTGATGAGTCAGAATGATTTTGGGCCTCTTTACTAGCTTATATCTCGGGCAGACCACGGTACAAAGGAATAATCACAATACcatccctaattttttttttcccttgaagTGGGAGGTATCGAAATAAAAATCTCTCACTTGCACCCCCTTCTTTTTCCCGTGTCACCCAATTCATCCTTCTTTCTACTCGGAGTTGTTGAAACACCTTAATTCGGAGGACAAGGATTTACTTCAAGCCACAAATTCATATGTAGCAAACGAACGAGAGAGCCAGATATCTAATCCTCAACTGTTTTTGCATTCTATTTAATCCAAAGTTGGAACTTTGGAGAAGTGAGAGGCGAGGCAAAAGGAGAAGTAAATTAATCAATCTCGTTCCAATATTGTCTTAACGTGGACTGACCACGTCACGTGCAGTGCAAAGTTTACTGCATACCTATAGAGGGCAAGATTGAAGATGtcaaatgtaaaaaaaaaaaaaagtcttcaGAAAAGAGATTATATACACTGTTTCTGcaataactaaaaaaaaaaatcagcattAAGTACAAAAATTTCCTACCAATTCACTGTAAATTCAACACTAAAAAGCAATTACACAACACACTAGTTTTTTGGGAACCTGAACTCGTGAGATCCAGCCATCCAATCTTTTACGATACATTTGAGTTGCATTGGCTGCTCAAAAAGGTGTACTCTTACCCCTATCCGATCACACATGTACCTTGTACTATAGAATAAAACTAGCTGCAATAGAATTACCATGCCACCGAAACATTTCATTTTGATCAAACACCTGAGAGATATTTCATAACCACTTTCGCCAACTGGCTGATCTCTTATCCATGGACAAGAACCTTGGAAGACTGAGAAGACTATTAACCCTGGTAATGCCTTCAAGGGCTGACCATTCCTCATCCTCCGCAGTCGAAAGGCACTCAGCTAGGCTCCTTTTAGACTGACCTAGATTCTTTTCTGGAGGCTTTTCCTCTGTCGACTCGACAATTTGCTCTATCTCTCCCACGGCATTTGAAGTTTCAATTGGATTTTCCTGAGATGCTGATGAAACATCAGTGACATTACAAATCCTTGAATCACCAGTGCCGGCTAATATTGTTGCTTCCTCTTCAGGTTCTTTTATCAAGCCATTTTGTGCCTGAGCTGCATTAGAGGAAACTACATGTTCGAGGAAAAGGCAGGCAACAGCACAGTCATCATTCTTTGATGTGGGGTATTTGAGCCTCCACGCTCTAGTAGCACAGTCAACAAGAGCTCTTGCTGCTGTAGCATGACTAGGGGCAGAAGCAACAACATCCACAGCCTCCTTGTTAGAAAGGACATCCCAGACCTTCATCAAAACAAATTACCGATACAAGGGTTTATCACCATAAATAACATGATGCACTGAGTGATAATagacaaggaaaagaaaaaaaaaacataaagggAAACCTTAAAAAACCAGGCAACCAATCAAAATTCCACACAACAATGAACAAGAAAGAGAGAATTCTAAGATTCTAACTTCACAGGTTCAGTAAGTTTGGTGTTAACAAATTCCCTTTCAGTTTAAGGCGATAAGAGAGAGGTACCCCATCAGTGGCGAGAACCACAAACTCATCCTTCTCAGTTATCTGGTGGTAATAAACATCCGGGACAGAAATTAAACCGAAATCCTTCAGACAGAAATCTCCAAAAGCTCTTGCCATTGCCAAACCAGGTGAATCACTATTGGGCAGCCATACGCGGGCCACCTCTGGCTCATCTTGCAGGGCGAAAACTCTCCCTTTATATTTCTGGATCCTAGCAGCTTCTCCTGATTGAAAATGGAAgacaaaatttcaagtctgcagaAATTTCCAAGTTTATGGAACAAGTCTCGACAAGTTTTGACTTAAATTTCATCAACATTAACTTGATGTTTGtgaaattcttcaattaacatggagagagagagagagagagagagagagagagagagatactAGGAAGATTGGGTTTCAAATCTACAGTTAACTGTACAGCCATCAATGAGTTGTCTTTATCTCTGGTAGCCAATACTGCTCTTGAGTCACCAACATTTCCGAGTACTAGATCTTGGCCCTAAGAATCAAATTGCAATACGTATTTGATTAGCCTGAGTTTCTTACAGACTGTAAAAGCAATCACCGAAAAGATATCATGTCATAAAGGGAAATAGACAATTTTACAGCCTCTTTGTCATGCCTTTTGCAATATATAGTTTGAGGGCAAGAAAGTAAGTCCCAGAACAACAATTTTTTAGTAAGATAGTCTCTGAGGAATAAGCAATGATAAATTGCATAAGATTGCTAGATTGACTGACCCCACAAAATTCACTATAATCATGTACGTTATTTCACTAGCTGCAAACTGCCTTGTATCCACCTCGACCAAAAGAATGAGGAAAAGAAATATAACCTGGACTTCGACAAAGGTCCAGCTCACATGAGGAAGAACATTGATTTAGGTCAAAAAACATATGCAATGACAAGCAAAAGTAAGGGGGCTCATGTCAGGGAAAAGTAGTGCATAGTTATTGAATACATGTTTAAACAATCAAATTTCAATATTGTGTCTAATTAAGAACTGAACCAGTAGAGACAGAACTTAATTTTGCCctgtaaatacaaaaataatgGTTCTAACCCTTTTCCTGTCACTGCCTTATTTACATACATACTTGGCTGTTTATCCAAATTACATTGGATCTCAGCAATTATGCAAAACAGGGCATATGTGTTTCTCCTTCAGCAATTCAATATAGCAAACGCTTCGTCAATAAAGTCAGATACGAACATCAAAACTGGGAACTTGGACTACCTGCATTACCAAGGTAACAGCAGTTGTTCCACTGCAAAAACAGTCAACTGTGGGATGCAACTTTAGTTCCTTATCCATTAGCCTGAAAGCCTTTAAGAAGGACTTCCTGAGCAGCTGATGAATTTCGGGGAATTTCTCAGTAGCCTCATTATCTGGCAATTCACAGCATTCATCATCCAAGATTTCATCAAAGTGAGTGCTTCCTGTAGAGTCTCCATTCTCGATCTTGCCAGAACCTTGATCAGCAGTGCTGGCAGTAGTAGACTCCCACTCCTTCCGCAGCAATAGGGGTAGACAGTCCCTAACTTTCCTCGCGACCACATGTCCATACGGACCATGACCATCAAATACCCCGCAAAAGATCGTGCCGGTTTTCGAACAAAAATTCTATTGCAGAAACATTCCAAGCAAGTCATAAAATGACCGACAAGAAAAAATCGATCATGATAATTAATACACCTCTGTTTCTGAACTAGAAACCAATAATAAAAACCAGAACCCATCAACAACTCTCTCTGAAAATGTAATTCCTACCAATTTATAACGCAATGCGTGAATGAAGTTTCCTCTCttagaataaataaataaagtttcCTTCtttgtatgtatgtatgtatgtatgtatgtatgtatgggGTGGGAGCATAATCATTGGGTATGGGAAAAGAGATGGAAAGAAGCTAAAGGCAGcgatgaatgggagtgaagaAGACCGGAACAGACCTCCCAAACGATCATGGCATCCTGATTGGTCCCTTTCTTGCCTTGCTGGGTGTATAAGCTGGCGACGGAGCTGGCACCGTTGGCAAATAACCTCCCCGGAATCTGATGAAGGGCACGCTCCTCCGCCGCCGAAGCAgttcctccaccaccaccaccactaaTCTTGCTAATAAAAGAGACGAAATCAGTGGACCCACTGTTAGCTTTCCTCAACATCAAATCAATCTTGGCAGCATCATCATTCTTACTCTTCCACTCCCTCTCCCGACTCTTTTTCCCGATTGATGAATAACAAATtcccatttttatttttctcttctaAATAACGAAAAAATAAACgtacatatatgtataaatATGCCTCCTTTGTTTAGGGGCAGTTCTATTGTTGATTGATCATATAAAGCGTGATAAGAGCTGTTTGGAAAACCCTGAAAGATTTGACATTGAGGAATATCTAGTCATCAaagaaggataaaaaaaaaaaaagggaaagaaaaatgatgagcTACAGGGGATGCCAGATAGATAAAGGAGGAGGCGGgcgggagggagggagggagagagagagagagagcaggaGGAGGTGGGATTTGCAAGGATCAGGTGAGGGCTGAGTAGAAAAAAAAGGTGAGGGCTGAGTAGGTGTGGATTTTGCCATTGGTAGTCAgtctactactactactaaagtaagacttttttttttttttttggctttgcAAATCagatttatttttgtttttggcgTGTTATAGTGTGTCAGTGTGTGTTGAGTAATTGGAGTGGTAACGGTGAGAGCGGGGTGGTGTTTATTGTTGAACTTGAATTAAAATTGTTGAGGAATTTAGGATGCTCTGTACTCTGTAGCTTTGGTCGATTTGAAGATGGAGATGGCCCCTCGTCCTCGTGTGTGTGGGTGAGCGGGGCGCGTGTGGTTCTGTCTCTGATCTTCTTTACAGTTTGAACTACTGCAGTTCGATTTGTAATTACTAGTAATATAAATAAAAAGGATTAATTACGCCGATCACCCATAGcttttagtctttttttttttttttattaagacGATAACTGTTATATAATCTATGTATTAGGGACTAGCAGGCACACAGACCTTACTAAATCAAAGGGGTGCTCTAGCACTACCCTTGAATTTTTTTCACTGCATGTGAAATTTGAACCTTCACTTACAGCTTAAAAAGGGACTTAAGTCCCACttggtggccactgagccaaATCCAGTGGTTCCCAGAGCTTCTAGTCAATTACGATGACTTTCCTATCACTACAATATTACTAGCATGATTTTTAATTTATACCAACGTCAACTAGGTAAATTGATCCGATGTGCGTGtatatgcatttttttttttttttttttaaagaggaGGAGGGGGACGTTCTTCTATTGGTCTCCACTTTTAAGGTTCTATTTGAGATTTACCTACTCAGtctcttttcccttttgacTCAATTCACTATGTTTAGTATGAAGTTTAGTTTTTTCCATGTACAGCTGCAATGTTTAAGTTAAACTTGACAAGTTACCCTACATTGAAATTTGGTCTTCTCTTAGTTTGATTGATTGAACCAAATTTTGAACGAACGAGCATGTTCTAGCTCAATTCAACTTCAATTTATTCATTTCTTGCTCTCTAAGGACCAATAACTAATATACTGTCTTGAAGTTTTCTGTTATAAAAATGGCCTCCTCTTCTTCATACGTCATATAATGAACTCGGGCTCATTTCATGATGACATTTTATGCACTGCATACCATACCAAGTTTGAGAAGTGGCAATTGCAATTAAAAAGGCTAGTGCATACAGGGATCCCCATAGTTATAAAGAAGAACTAAATTTAGGGATGTaattgtaattttattattgcgTCTTTCTTTATTGTACTACTAGTAATTTATAGTGGGGGACCCTGGTCAGCGGGGCTACACGtgataatatataaatatttacgTTGTTGTGCGACTAAAGTCTTTCCGCGCATGAAGGGGAGATTGAAGTAGGAGGGGTTGCATGGGTCAACCGTTGCTTTAGCCTTTGTTTTG
Above is a genomic segment from Coffea eugenioides isolate CCC68of chromosome 5, Ceug_1.0, whole genome shotgun sequence containing:
- the LOC113770181 gene encoding probable protein phosphatase 2C 6; the encoded protein is MGICYSSIGKKSREREWKSKNDDAAKIDLMLRKANSGSTDFVSFISKISGGGGGGTASAAEERALHQIPGRLFANGASSVASLYTQQGKKGTNQDAMIVWENFCSKTGTIFCGVFDGHGPYGHVVARKVRDCLPLLLRKEWESTTASTADQGSGKIENGDSTGSTHFDEILDDECCELPDNEATEKFPEIHQLLRKSFLKAFRLMDKELKLHPTVDCFCSGTTAVTLVMQGQDLVLGNVGDSRAVLATRDKDNSLMAVQLTVDLKPNLPREAARIQKYKGRVFALQDEPEVARVWLPNSDSPGLAMARAFGDFCLKDFGLISVPDVYYHQITEKDEFVVLATDGVWDVLSNKEAVDVVASAPSHATAARALVDCATRAWRLKYPTSKNDDCAVACLFLEHVVSSNAAQAQNGLIKEPEEEATILAGTGDSRICNVTDVSSASQENPIETSNAVGEIEQIVESTEEKPPEKNLGQSKRSLAECLSTAEDEEWSALEGITRVNSLLSLPRFLSMDKRSASWRKWL